A genomic segment from Pollutimonas thiosulfatoxidans encodes:
- a CDS encoding FUSC family protein yields the protein MSTPLLQRFFYSHYFLGGLRQALGVLVPALVLIGLFDLYSVGMIAAIGAACVAIIDQPGGPRRYGTNGMLAAILLGSATAAVTGLASSHSLLMLVVIPALCFLFSMFTVFGKQGGLLGFACLLIMTLTMRVPLNPDEVAQHTLYSFLGGLYYFAYSYLVHRLLWHREERQILSVALFATADYMAARSRFYDVNTDIEADYRHLIHAQAAMTEKHQAARDTVLRELPKGKGRADRLRIASLNIFIDMVGLLDSLVATHTDYATLRRRLPDSDVLIFARDALKKLSDNVSRIALNIVRNLHVKERNSVKAELRAFEYELEQYRQQGLQTNDPEVYALLVQVLRRLRNVTRLVDRMADHMTDTTSTALIDTRLERSLDRFLSRQTWRLGMLTSNLRMDSSHCRYALRVAAAAGLAMAITIAFSRAPGLGEFAQGLEAHGYWIVLTIIIVMKPGFALTRQRNGLRLTGTLIGCGLALLLFNGTQNVDVFVAVLVVSCVLGYSLVQVNYMAAAIFNTLFVLLVFHFLAPTTNTVIGERLVDTVIGCGLALLCSYILPWWEHSFMASLAQAMKKSNQEFLRTGLDYARLARARSDLSVDTVSDEALATEAPLHEAELRWRVARKNMHIAFGNFASAFYRMMDEPAKRQKNVPELNNLLIQNHVLASQITSAVPILASLDTVPEGIQMSLQAIEQSLDGQDAEAPVSIETEGQLAALAYPIRQMVKAAQLIRQEMRGLTTTALPAA from the coding sequence ATGAGCACACCCTTGCTACAGCGTTTCTTTTACAGCCATTATTTCCTGGGCGGGCTGCGCCAGGCGTTAGGCGTCCTGGTCCCGGCGCTGGTGCTGATCGGCCTTTTCGATCTGTACAGCGTTGGCATGATCGCCGCCATTGGCGCAGCTTGCGTTGCCATCATCGACCAACCTGGCGGGCCGCGTCGCTATGGCACCAACGGCATGCTTGCGGCTATATTGCTTGGCTCTGCCACCGCCGCAGTAACCGGCCTGGCCTCTTCCCACAGCTTGCTGATGCTGGTGGTGATTCCGGCGCTGTGCTTCCTGTTCTCCATGTTTACGGTGTTCGGCAAACAAGGCGGCCTGCTGGGTTTCGCCTGCCTGTTGATCATGACGCTGACCATGCGCGTACCGCTGAACCCCGACGAAGTCGCCCAGCACACCCTGTATTCTTTTCTGGGCGGGCTGTACTACTTTGCATACAGCTACCTTGTTCATCGCTTGCTTTGGCACAGGGAAGAACGTCAGATCTTGTCCGTTGCCTTGTTCGCAACAGCCGATTACATGGCGGCGCGCTCGCGCTTCTACGATGTGAACACGGATATCGAAGCCGACTACCGGCATTTGATACACGCCCAGGCTGCCATGACCGAGAAACACCAGGCGGCCCGCGACACGGTGCTGCGCGAACTGCCTAAAGGCAAGGGGCGCGCGGACCGACTGCGCATCGCCTCGCTGAACATTTTCATCGATATGGTCGGGCTGCTGGACAGTCTGGTGGCAACCCATACTGATTACGCAACTCTCCGACGCCGCTTGCCCGATAGCGATGTCTTGATATTTGCCCGCGATGCGCTCAAGAAGCTTTCCGACAACGTCTCGCGTATTGCTTTGAATATCGTGCGCAATCTTCACGTCAAGGAACGCAATAGTGTCAAAGCGGAACTGCGGGCTTTCGAGTACGAGTTGGAACAGTACCGCCAGCAAGGCCTGCAGACGAACGACCCGGAAGTCTATGCCTTGCTGGTTCAAGTGCTGCGGCGCTTGCGCAATGTCACCCGCCTGGTGGACCGCATGGCCGACCACATGACGGACACGACCAGCACAGCCTTAATCGATACGCGGCTGGAGCGGTCGCTGGATCGCTTCTTGTCACGCCAGACCTGGCGCCTGGGCATGCTGACCAGTAATTTGCGCATGGACTCCTCGCACTGCCGCTATGCCTTGCGGGTAGCCGCTGCGGCTGGCCTGGCCATGGCCATCACCATCGCGTTTTCCCGTGCCCCGGGGCTGGGCGAGTTTGCTCAAGGACTGGAGGCGCACGGCTATTGGATTGTGCTGACCATCATTATCGTGATGAAGCCCGGCTTTGCCCTGACCCGACAGCGCAATGGCTTGCGGCTGACGGGCACGCTTATCGGCTGCGGCCTGGCCTTGCTGCTGTTTAACGGCACACAGAATGTAGACGTCTTCGTCGCCGTGCTCGTGGTCAGTTGCGTGCTGGGGTACAGCCTGGTCCAGGTCAACTACATGGCTGCGGCAATCTTCAACACGCTGTTCGTGCTGTTGGTCTTTCACTTTCTGGCACCTACGACCAATACCGTCATTGGCGAGAGGCTGGTCGATACCGTTATCGGTTGCGGACTGGCTTTGCTTTGCAGCTATATCCTGCCTTGGTGGGAGCACTCATTCATGGCGTCCCTGGCCCAGGCCATGAAAAAGTCCAACCAGGAATTCCTGAGAACCGGGTTGGACTACGCCCGACTGGCCAGAGCCAGGTCGGATCTGTCAGTCGACACCGTGTCCGACGAGGCCTTGGCTACCGAAGCCCCCCTGCACGAAGCGGAACTGCGGTGGCGCGTCGCGCGCAAAAATATGCACATCGCTTTCGGTAATTTTGCGTCGGCCTTCTACCGCATGATGGATGAACCGGCCAAGCGCCAGAAAAATGTTCCAGAACTGAACAACTTGCTGATCCAGAATCATGTTCTGGCCTCGCAAATTACCTCGGCAGTTCCCATTCTTGCGAGCCTGGATACCGTTCCCGAAGGCATCCAGATGTCGCTGCAGGCCATCGAACAGTCCCTGGACGGCCAGGATGCCGAAGCGCCGGTGTCAATTGAAACGGAAGGTCAGCTGGCGGCCCTGGCTTACCCCATCCGGCAAATGGTGAAGGCGGCGCAACTGATTCGCCAGGAAATGCGCGGGCTGACGACTACCGCGCTTCCGGCCGCCTGA
- a CDS encoding SDR family NAD(P)-dependent oxidoreductase: MTTVFRLDGKTAMVTGAAGALGRHFARTLASAGARVVLAGRRIEPLRELAAELAEDGLTSCAISMDVTNPQGIQAAYDEAQATFDTIDIVVSNAGVASTKKSLDMSADDWSAVVDVNLKGGWLVCNEAARRLAAAQRPGSLINVTSILGHRVAGAVVAYAAAKAGLEHMTRALALEWARYGIRVNALAPGYIETDLNRDFFASDAGRALINRIPQRRLGQAEDLEGALLLLASDASRYITGSSIVIDGGHLQSSL, encoded by the coding sequence ATGACAACGGTATTTCGCCTGGATGGCAAAACCGCTATGGTGACCGGCGCGGCTGGGGCGTTGGGCCGCCACTTCGCTCGCACACTGGCCAGCGCCGGGGCGCGCGTTGTCCTGGCCGGGCGCCGCATCGAGCCACTGCGCGAGCTGGCCGCAGAGCTGGCCGAGGACGGCCTGACGTCTTGCGCTATCAGTATGGATGTCACCAACCCCCAAGGCATTCAGGCAGCCTATGACGAGGCGCAAGCCACTTTCGACACGATAGACATCGTGGTCAGCAATGCCGGTGTGGCAAGCACCAAGAAATCCCTGGATATGTCTGCCGACGATTGGTCCGCCGTCGTCGACGTGAATCTGAAAGGCGGCTGGCTGGTTTGCAACGAGGCTGCGCGGCGGCTGGCGGCGGCACAGCGCCCGGGCTCCTTGATCAATGTCACTTCCATATTGGGTCACCGCGTGGCCGGGGCCGTTGTGGCGTACGCCGCGGCCAAGGCAGGGCTCGAGCACATGACGCGAGCGCTGGCGCTTGAATGGGCACGGTACGGCATACGCGTTAACGCCCTGGCGCCCGGTTATATCGAGACCGACCTGAATCGCGATTTCTTCGCCTCCGACGCTGGGCGCGCTTTGATCAACCGCATACCGCAGCGCCGCCTGGGCCAGGCGGAAGACCTCGAAGGAGCCCTTCTGTTGCTGGCGTCCGACGCCTCGCGCTACATCACCGGCAGTTCCATCGTGATCGATGGCGGCCATTTGCAGTCTTCTCTGTAA
- a CDS encoding acyl-CoA dehydrogenase family protein — MDFTLSPRGESLRSRIQAFVDTELIPLERLPDAYDEHENISEASLHAMRAKAKASGLWSLQMPQERGGQGLNMMEMAACYEEMNRSIFGPVVFNSAAPDDGNMMVLNKVATPEQKQRWLQPIIDGEVRSSFAMTEPAPGSGSDPSMMRTTAERRGDHWVVNGTKHFITGAGAASHFILIARTSDDARKGLSAFLFHKDDPGWEIVRRIPIMGPEEHGGHCELRFTDMVIPDENRLMEVGDGLKLTQIRLGPARLTHCMRWLGLAKRSLEVASAYVSERESFGLKLAEREGVQWLLGEAAMSIQVGRLLTMHAAYRLDQGDFARKEVSMAKVAVADTLHQAVDTAIQLCGARGYSKDTPLEWIYRYARQARLVDGASEVHKMVLSRSLLKEGGSFWKWG; from the coding sequence ATGGATTTCACCTTGTCGCCGCGTGGAGAATCATTGCGCAGTCGCATACAGGCCTTCGTCGATACCGAGCTTATTCCGCTCGAGCGTCTGCCAGATGCCTATGACGAACATGAAAACATCAGCGAGGCCAGCTTGCATGCCATGCGCGCCAAGGCAAAAGCCTCAGGACTCTGGTCATTGCAGATGCCGCAAGAGCGCGGCGGGCAGGGCCTGAACATGATGGAAATGGCGGCGTGCTACGAAGAAATGAACCGTTCCATTTTCGGGCCGGTCGTGTTCAATTCGGCCGCGCCCGACGACGGCAACATGATGGTATTGAACAAGGTAGCAACGCCCGAGCAAAAGCAGCGCTGGCTGCAGCCCATCATTGATGGCGAAGTGCGTTCATCGTTTGCCATGACTGAGCCCGCGCCCGGTTCGGGGTCCGATCCGTCCATGATGCGAACCACCGCAGAGCGCCGCGGCGACCATTGGGTTGTCAACGGCACCAAGCACTTTATTACCGGTGCTGGCGCGGCATCGCACTTTATTCTTATTGCGCGCACTTCCGACGACGCTCGCAAGGGGCTTAGCGCTTTCCTGTTTCATAAAGACGACCCCGGTTGGGAAATCGTCCGGCGCATACCCATCATGGGGCCGGAAGAGCATGGCGGGCACTGCGAACTGCGCTTTACCGACATGGTGATTCCCGACGAAAACCGCTTGATGGAAGTGGGTGATGGCCTGAAGCTTACGCAGATTCGCCTGGGGCCGGCACGGCTGACCCATTGCATGCGCTGGCTGGGGCTGGCCAAGCGCTCGCTGGAGGTCGCCTCGGCCTATGTGTCCGAGCGGGAATCTTTCGGCCTGAAGCTTGCCGAGCGCGAAGGCGTTCAGTGGCTGTTGGGGGAGGCCGCCATGAGCATACAGGTCGGACGTTTGCTGACCATGCACGCCGCGTATCGTCTGGATCAGGGCGACTTTGCCCGCAAAGAGGTCTCCATGGCCAAGGTCGCCGTGGCCGACACCTTGCATCAGGCGGTCGACACCGCCATCCAGTTATGCGGAGCCCGGGGTTACTCCAAAGACACGCCGCTCGAATGGATATACCGCTATGCGCGCCAGGCCCGGCTAGTGGACGGCGCATCGGAAGTCCACAAGATGGTGCTGTCCCGCAGCCTGCTGAAGGAAGGCGGTTCGTTCTGGAAGTGGGGGTAA
- a CDS encoding phosphotransferase family protein, translated as MQADDISRVLGRYVQERTGAGQVQVLEFTRLSGGAIQSNYALTVQCVGGSLPGRLALVVRSDSPSQVAISLTRDHEFRVMQVAYAAGVSVPEPLWFCADLSLIGQAFSVMRRVPGTASGRELVRGALKPQQAQALTQQLGRELACLHKVRPPHDKLPFLAAPTVSPALARVAQYRSALDAISDAHPTLEWSLNWLEDQAPASHDVVLCHGDYRTGNYMVHEGRISGILDWEFSGWSDPYEDLGWLCSRSWRFGARRNPVGGVGRKEDLFQAYEAVAGRKIAPEKVLYWEIMGMTRWAIIALQQAQRHLSGQETSLELALTGRLLPEIEFDILDQIQYMEAA; from the coding sequence GTGCAAGCGGACGACATCAGCCGGGTGCTGGGCCGCTACGTTCAAGAACGAACGGGCGCCGGGCAAGTCCAGGTGCTCGAGTTTACCCGCCTGTCTGGCGGCGCCATCCAAAGCAACTACGCACTTACGGTGCAGTGTGTAGGTGGCAGTCTGCCCGGCCGCCTGGCGTTGGTGGTCCGCAGCGACTCACCTTCTCAAGTGGCGATCAGCCTTACGCGCGACCACGAGTTCCGTGTCATGCAGGTGGCGTATGCGGCCGGAGTCAGTGTGCCCGAGCCCTTATGGTTTTGTGCCGACCTGTCCTTAATTGGCCAGGCGTTCAGCGTCATGCGGCGTGTGCCGGGCACGGCATCGGGGCGTGAGCTCGTTCGCGGTGCCTTGAAGCCGCAGCAAGCGCAAGCGCTAACGCAGCAACTGGGCCGAGAACTGGCCTGTCTGCATAAAGTGCGCCCACCTCACGACAAGCTGCCCTTTCTTGCCGCTCCGACGGTCTCGCCGGCCTTGGCCAGAGTCGCGCAGTATCGGTCCGCACTGGATGCCATCTCTGATGCTCATCCGACGCTCGAATGGTCCCTGAACTGGCTGGAGGATCAGGCGCCGGCCAGCCACGATGTGGTGCTGTGCCACGGCGATTACCGTACGGGTAACTACATGGTCCACGAAGGGCGGATCAGCGGTATCCTGGACTGGGAATTCTCCGGCTGGAGCGATCCTTACGAAGATCTGGGTTGGCTATGCAGTCGCAGCTGGCGATTCGGTGCGCGCCGCAATCCGGTGGGCGGCGTGGGGCGCAAGGAGGACCTTTTCCAGGCATACGAAGCCGTCGCCGGCCGCAAGATAGCACCGGAAAAAGTGCTCTACTGGGAAATCATGGGCATGACCCGTTGGGCGATCATTGCCCTGCAACAGGCGCAGCGACACCTGTCCGGCCAGGAAACCTCGCTAGAGCTTGCCTTAACTGGCCGCCTGCTGCCCGAGATCGAATTCGACATCCTGGATCAAATCCAGTACATGGAGGCGGCATGA
- a CDS encoding DUF6285 domain-containing protein produces MIDQPEGAELLAVARRALLDTLLPSLPANHAYTALMIANAMAIAGRELQSACNPGYRASDAIQAFYQEIDLAEPPAADESGLAQLIRQRKISQAHQGRLHQLLLETTRMRLQVSNPKYFDH; encoded by the coding sequence ATGATTGATCAACCAGAGGGCGCTGAATTGCTGGCAGTGGCCCGCCGCGCCTTGCTCGACACACTGTTGCCATCGTTGCCTGCCAACCATGCCTATACCGCCCTCATGATCGCCAATGCCATGGCCATCGCGGGCCGTGAGCTCCAATCCGCTTGCAACCCGGGTTATCGGGCTTCCGATGCCATCCAGGCTTTCTATCAAGAGATCGACTTGGCTGAGCCTCCAGCGGCAGACGAAAGCGGGCTCGCGCAGCTTATCCGCCAACGGAAAATCAGTCAGGCGCATCAAGGCCGCTTGCATCAGCTATTGCTTGAGACCACGCGCATGCGCCTGCAAGTCTCCAATCCCAAGTACTTCGATCATTAG